Proteins co-encoded in one Erinaceus europaeus chromosome X, mEriEur2.1, whole genome shotgun sequence genomic window:
- the DDX3X gene encoding ATP-dependent RNA helicase DDX3X isoform X1 has product MSHVAVENALGLDQQFAGLDLNSSDNQSGGSTASKGRYIPPHLRNREATKGFYDKDSSGWSSSKDKDAYSSFGSRSDSRGKSSFFSDRGSGPRGRFDDRGRNDYDGIGSRGDRGGFGKYERGGNSRWCDKSDEDDWSKPLPPSERLEQELFSGGNTGINFEKYDDIPVEATGNNCPPHIESFSDVEMGEIIMGNIELTRYTRPTPVQKHAIPIIKEKRDLMACAQTGSGKTAAFLLPILSQIYADGPGEALRAMKENGRYGRRKQYPISLVLAPTRELAVQIYEEARKFSYRSRVRPCVVYGGADIGQQIRDLERGCHLLVATPGRLVDMMERGKIGLDFCKYLVLDEADRMLDMGFEPQIRRIVEQDTMPPKGVRHTMMFSATFPKEIQMLARDFLDEYIFLAVGRVGSTSENITQKVVWVEELDKRSFLLDLLNATGKDSLTLVFVETKKGADSLEDFLYHEGYACTSIHGDRSQRDREEALHQFRSGKSPILVATAVAARGLDISNVKHVINFDLPSDIEEYVHRIGRTGRVGNLGLATSFFNERNINITKDLLDLLVEAKQEVPSWLESMAYEHHYKGSSRGRSKSSRFSGGFGARDYRQSSGASSSSFSSTRTSSSRSGGGGHGGSRGFGGGGYGGFYNSDGYGGNYNSQGVDWWGN; this is encoded by the exons ATGAGTCATGTGGCGGTGGAAAATGCGCTCGGGCTGGACCAGCAG TTTGCTGGCCTAGACCTGAATTCTTCAGATAATCAGAGTGGAGGAAGCACAGCCAGCA AAGGGCGCTATATTCCTCCTCACTTGAGGAACCGAGAAGCTACCAAAG GATTCTACGATAAAGATAGTTCCGGGTGGAGTTCTAGTAAAGATAAGGATGCATACAGCAGTTTTGGATCTCGTAGTGATTCAAGAGGGAAATCTAGTTTCTTCAGTGATCGTGGAAGTGGACCAAGGGGAAG GTTTGATGATCGCGGACGGAACGACTATGACGGCATTGGCAGCCGTGGTGACAGAGGTGGCTTTGGTAAATATGAACGTGGTGGAAATAGTCGCTGGTGTGACAAATCAGATGAAGATGACTGGTCAAAACCACTTCCACCAAGTGAACGCTTGGAACA GGAACTCTTTTCCGGAGGCAACACTGGGATTAATTTCGAGAAATATGATGACATTCCAGTTGAAGCAACAGGCAACAACTGCCCTCCTCACATTGAAAGT TTCAGTGATGTTGAGATGGGAGAAATTATTATGGGAAACATTGAGCTTACTCGCTACACTCGTCCAACTCCAGTACAAAAGCATGCTATTCCTATTATCAAAGAGAAAAGAGACTTGATGGCTTGTGCTCAGACAG GATCTGGAAAAACTGCAGCATTTCTCTTGCCCATCTTGAGTCAGATTTACGCAGATGGTCCAGGAGAGGCTTTAAGGGCCATGAAG GAAAATGGAAGGTATGGGCGCCGCAAACAATACCCAATCTCCCTGGTGTTAGCTCCAACTAGAGAATTGGCAGTACAGATTTATGAGGAAGCCAGGAAA TTTTCATACAGATCTAGAGTCCGTCCTtgtgtggtttatggtggtgctgatatTGGTCAGCAGATCCGAGACTTAGAGCGTGGATGTCATTTACTAGTGGCCACTCCCGGACGTTTAGTGGACATGATGGAAAGAGGAAAGATCGGATTAGACTTCTGCAA ATACTTGGTGTTGGATGAAGCTGATCGGATGTTGGATATGGGGTTTGAACCTCAGATACGTAGAATAGTTGAACAAGACACCATGCCACCAAAGGGAGTTCGCCACACTATGATGTTTAGTGCTACTTTCCCTAAGGAAATACAG atgctTGCTCGTGATTTCTTAGATGAATACATCTTCTTGGCTGTGGGAAGAGTTGGATCTACCTCTGAGAATATCACACAAAAAGTAGTTTGGGTGGAAGAGTTAGACAAACGGTCATTTCTGCTCGACCTTCTAAATGCAACAG GCAAGGATTCATTAACCTTGGTGTTTGTGGAGACCAAAAAGGGAGCAGATTCTCTGGAAGATTTCTTATACCACGAAGGATATGCTTGTACCAGTATCCATGGAGACCGatctcagagagatagagaagaggccCTGCACCAGTTCCGCTCAGGAAAAAGCCCCATTCTGGTGGCTACAGCA GTAGCAGCAAGAGGACTGGATATTTCAAATGTGAAACATGTTATAAATTTCGACTTGCCAAGTGATATTGAAGAATATGTACATCGTATAGGCCGTACAGGACGTGTAGGAAATCTTG GCCTCGCCACCTCtttctttaatgagagaaacataAACATCACCAAGGATTTATTGGATCTGCTTGTTGAAGCCAAACAGGAAGTGCCATCTTGGTTAGAAAGCATGGCTTATGAACACCACTACAAGGGTAGCAGTCGTGGACGATCTAAGAG TAGCAGGTTCAGTGGAGGATTTGGTGCCCGGGATTACCGGCAGAGCAGTGGTGCCAGCAGCTCCAGCTTCAGCAGCACCCGCACAAGCAGCAGCCGCAGTGGTGGAGGTGGCCATGGTGGCAGCAGAGGGTTTGGTGGAG GTGGCTATGGAGGCTTCTACAACAGCGATGGATATGGAGGAAATTACAACTCCCAGGGGGTTGACTGGTGGGGTAACTGA
- the DDX3X gene encoding ATP-dependent RNA helicase DDX3X isoform X2, with amino-acid sequence MSHVAVENALGLDQQFAGLDLNSSDNQSGGSTASKGRYIPPHLRNREATKGFYDKDSSGWSSSKDKDAYSSFGSRSDSRGKSSFFSDRGSGPRGRFDDRGRNDYDGIGSRGDRGGFGKYERGGNSRWCDKSDEDDWSKPLPPSERLEQELFSGGNTGINFEKYDDIPVEATGNNCPPHIESFSDVEMGEIIMGNIELTRYTRPTPVQKHAIPIIKEKRDLMACAQTGSGKTAAFLLPILSQIYADGPGEALRAMKENGRYGRRKQYPISLVLAPTRELAVQIYEEARKFSYRSRVRPCVVYGGADIGQQIRDLERGCHLLVATPGRLVDMMERGKIGLDFCKYLVLDEADRMLDMGFEPQIRRIVEQDTMPPKGVRHTMMFSATFPKEIQMLARDFLDEYIFLAVGRVGSTSENITQKVVWVEELDKRSFLLDLLNATGKDSLTLVFVETKKGADSLEDFLYHEGYACTSIHGDRSQRDREEALHQFRSGKSPILVATAVAARGLDISNVKHVINFDLPSDIEEYVHRIGRTGRVGNLGLATSFFNERNINITKDLLDLLVEAKQEVPSWLESMAYEHHYKGSSRGRSKSRFSGGFGARDYRQSSGASSSSFSSTRTSSSRSGGGGHGGSRGFGGGGYGGFYNSDGYGGNYNSQGVDWWGN; translated from the exons ATGAGTCATGTGGCGGTGGAAAATGCGCTCGGGCTGGACCAGCAG TTTGCTGGCCTAGACCTGAATTCTTCAGATAATCAGAGTGGAGGAAGCACAGCCAGCA AAGGGCGCTATATTCCTCCTCACTTGAGGAACCGAGAAGCTACCAAAG GATTCTACGATAAAGATAGTTCCGGGTGGAGTTCTAGTAAAGATAAGGATGCATACAGCAGTTTTGGATCTCGTAGTGATTCAAGAGGGAAATCTAGTTTCTTCAGTGATCGTGGAAGTGGACCAAGGGGAAG GTTTGATGATCGCGGACGGAACGACTATGACGGCATTGGCAGCCGTGGTGACAGAGGTGGCTTTGGTAAATATGAACGTGGTGGAAATAGTCGCTGGTGTGACAAATCAGATGAAGATGACTGGTCAAAACCACTTCCACCAAGTGAACGCTTGGAACA GGAACTCTTTTCCGGAGGCAACACTGGGATTAATTTCGAGAAATATGATGACATTCCAGTTGAAGCAACAGGCAACAACTGCCCTCCTCACATTGAAAGT TTCAGTGATGTTGAGATGGGAGAAATTATTATGGGAAACATTGAGCTTACTCGCTACACTCGTCCAACTCCAGTACAAAAGCATGCTATTCCTATTATCAAAGAGAAAAGAGACTTGATGGCTTGTGCTCAGACAG GATCTGGAAAAACTGCAGCATTTCTCTTGCCCATCTTGAGTCAGATTTACGCAGATGGTCCAGGAGAGGCTTTAAGGGCCATGAAG GAAAATGGAAGGTATGGGCGCCGCAAACAATACCCAATCTCCCTGGTGTTAGCTCCAACTAGAGAATTGGCAGTACAGATTTATGAGGAAGCCAGGAAA TTTTCATACAGATCTAGAGTCCGTCCTtgtgtggtttatggtggtgctgatatTGGTCAGCAGATCCGAGACTTAGAGCGTGGATGTCATTTACTAGTGGCCACTCCCGGACGTTTAGTGGACATGATGGAAAGAGGAAAGATCGGATTAGACTTCTGCAA ATACTTGGTGTTGGATGAAGCTGATCGGATGTTGGATATGGGGTTTGAACCTCAGATACGTAGAATAGTTGAACAAGACACCATGCCACCAAAGGGAGTTCGCCACACTATGATGTTTAGTGCTACTTTCCCTAAGGAAATACAG atgctTGCTCGTGATTTCTTAGATGAATACATCTTCTTGGCTGTGGGAAGAGTTGGATCTACCTCTGAGAATATCACACAAAAAGTAGTTTGGGTGGAAGAGTTAGACAAACGGTCATTTCTGCTCGACCTTCTAAATGCAACAG GCAAGGATTCATTAACCTTGGTGTTTGTGGAGACCAAAAAGGGAGCAGATTCTCTGGAAGATTTCTTATACCACGAAGGATATGCTTGTACCAGTATCCATGGAGACCGatctcagagagatagagaagaggccCTGCACCAGTTCCGCTCAGGAAAAAGCCCCATTCTGGTGGCTACAGCA GTAGCAGCAAGAGGACTGGATATTTCAAATGTGAAACATGTTATAAATTTCGACTTGCCAAGTGATATTGAAGAATATGTACATCGTATAGGCCGTACAGGACGTGTAGGAAATCTTG GCCTCGCCACCTCtttctttaatgagagaaacataAACATCACCAAGGATTTATTGGATCTGCTTGTTGAAGCCAAACAGGAAGTGCCATCTTGGTTAGAAAGCATGGCTTATGAACACCACTACAAGGGTAGCAGTCGTGGACGATCTAAGAG CAGGTTCAGTGGAGGATTTGGTGCCCGGGATTACCGGCAGAGCAGTGGTGCCAGCAGCTCCAGCTTCAGCAGCACCCGCACAAGCAGCAGCCGCAGTGGTGGAGGTGGCCATGGTGGCAGCAGAGGGTTTGGTGGAG GTGGCTATGGAGGCTTCTACAACAGCGATGGATATGGAGGAAATTACAACTCCCAGGGGGTTGACTGGTGGGGTAACTGA